From a region of the Roseivirga sp. 4D4 genome:
- a CDS encoding serine hydrolase domain-containing protein, whose amino-acid sequence MKTYLIGICGFFLVFQSFGQRFEPDTASMPDFIDSLFEQGIADRLVPGGIVGIIQGGKLVHGRAYGLADISTTKPVDFENTRFQLGSVGKLLTTIAVLKEVEAKRLDLHRSVNDYLSEFQLTGPGNDNVTLHHLLTHTAGFNERIIGYGTSSIETIEPLTEHLKRRIPSLYTAPGSEISYSNYGFGLAGHLVELSSGQEFKHYIQKEVLDVLNLNSATYEIAESTDGSFAAGHQTGNIHKKVRSFPRHVVPAGSISATGKDLVKLVRSLLAEDERLLNKESYQLLKQEQFSANPLLKGHGYGTEIQSFNGHFGVGKAGNIPGFLAYLVLFPQYDFGIFVAVNTETDNFLESFTKAFKDRFFPALSKDFEPTITLPDLSPFAGDFRANRYNRNTIEDLFGLILGSITVYNDSDSLLRLFQNGRWQYYQPIDKFTFQNTTQPDLYLVYEEVNGSIQKLHRNIEVGGFRIPLTLEKVPWYRTVHFINEYAAIFPLFNLSFLLFPFGWLVVWLVRRSKPQFMRGKLLNLSTRLTFLTFTLLTLINAIMFIKLLRIGEDLIFGVPNQILTLQLGSFLFPVILLIMTYRLFKCWKAYEGTIGSRIYLSIYLFSAGVYVTILHQWHFIGINF is encoded by the coding sequence ATGAAAACCTATTTGATCGGTATCTGTGGGTTCTTCCTAGTCTTTCAATCATTTGGACAAAGGTTTGAGCCAGATACCGCTAGCATGCCTGACTTTATTGATTCACTCTTTGAACAGGGAATTGCCGATCGACTCGTGCCTGGCGGAATTGTGGGCATTATTCAAGGCGGAAAGTTGGTACATGGTCGGGCCTATGGACTTGCCGATATCAGCACCACAAAACCTGTGGATTTTGAAAATACACGCTTCCAACTAGGCTCAGTCGGAAAACTCCTCACAACAATTGCAGTACTTAAAGAAGTCGAGGCCAAAAGATTGGATCTGCACCGAAGTGTCAATGATTATCTGAGTGAATTTCAACTAACAGGCCCAGGCAATGACAATGTGACTCTTCATCATTTACTTACCCATACGGCAGGATTTAATGAGCGCATCATTGGTTATGGGACATCGAGCATCGAGACGATAGAACCACTCACTGAACATCTTAAACGTAGAATTCCATCGCTTTACACGGCTCCGGGGAGTGAAATCAGTTATTCAAATTACGGCTTCGGTTTAGCAGGCCACTTGGTGGAACTCAGCAGCGGACAGGAATTCAAACATTATATTCAGAAGGAGGTACTGGATGTACTAAACCTCAATTCTGCGACATACGAAATAGCCGAGTCAACTGACGGAAGTTTTGCCGCTGGTCATCAAACAGGTAATATCCATAAGAAAGTGAGATCATTTCCCAGGCATGTTGTGCCTGCTGGAAGTATTTCGGCAACTGGCAAAGACCTGGTCAAATTAGTCCGCTCACTGCTAGCCGAAGACGAAAGATTACTCAATAAAGAAAGCTATCAACTCCTTAAGCAGGAACAGTTCTCCGCAAACCCTTTGCTCAAAGGTCATGGATATGGTACTGAAATACAAAGTTTTAATGGCCATTTTGGAGTAGGCAAGGCGGGCAATATTCCAGGGTTTCTAGCCTATCTAGTGCTGTTCCCTCAGTACGACTTTGGAATCTTCGTTGCCGTGAATACAGAAACAGACAACTTCCTTGAATCCTTCACTAAAGCTTTCAAAGACCGATTCTTTCCAGCACTTAGTAAGGATTTCGAACCAACCATAACATTGCCAGACCTTTCTCCTTTTGCTGGGGACTTTCGAGCCAATAGATACAACCGGAATACTATTGAAGATCTATTTGGCTTGATATTGGGCAGTATTACTGTTTACAATGATTCAGATAGCTTACTGCGATTATTTCAAAATGGTCGATGGCAATACTATCAGCCCATAGACAAATTCACCTTTCAAAACACCACTCAACCAGACCTCTATCTGGTCTATGAAGAGGTCAATGGGTCGATTCAGAAACTTCACCGAAATATTGAAGTCGGTGGATTCAGAATTCCGTTGACCTTAGAAAAAGTACCATGGTATCGGACCGTTCATTTTATCAATGAATATGCCGCGATATTCCCATTGTTCAACTTGAGCTTCCTTTTGTTTCCCTTTGGTTGGCTAGTCGTCTGGTTGGTCAGAAGATCAAAACCGCAATTCATGAGGGGTAAATTGCTAAACCTCTCAACAAGGCTCACCTTTCTAACATTTACATTGCTGACACTCATAAATGCTATAATGTTTATTAAACTACTGAGAATAGGTGAAGACTTAATTTTTGGTGTCCCTAATCAGATTCTCACTTTACAGCTCGGAAGCTTTCTATTCCCTGTAATTCTGTTGATCATGACGTACAGACTTTTCAAATGTTGGAAAGCGTACGAAGGAACGATCGGCTCAAGAATCTATCTTAGTATATATCTATTCTCTGCTGGCGTCTATGTGACCATTCTACATCAGTGGCACTTTATCGGGATTAACTTCTAG
- a CDS encoding AraC family transcriptional regulator gives MEINSSYFSYLFAFGFGQSLLLTAALLKSSQRRSITRIFFLMVLIIMAVEILYGLLYQTQSIFDFPHLLRINTFLVMSFGPALYLALYYYYKSEINFGRRDLLHFIPALITLLYFIPLFSANSSTKIDYLNMMYEGVHTDSLIFGGARRLQQGVYLFFVIRLLWINKQDFQDNLKNNYFRPLLAMILLFGFMWLGDIYRYFFRFDLYTGIINTILMSAVLVYLTIKFISRESFFDGNSDRKYASSGLSKSQEKEILTKVKQIFLDESLFTDSSLSLQSLSTALQIPANYISQSINNQLGLSYSDFIGQWRVNKAKDLLQDQSNHRLTLEFIGKQAGFKSTSAFNASFRKNTGTTPSQYRKQFE, from the coding sequence ATGGAAATAAACAGTAGTTATTTCAGTTACCTATTTGCTTTTGGTTTTGGGCAGTCGCTCTTATTAACAGCTGCTCTTTTAAAGAGCAGTCAGCGAAGGTCTATAACTCGTATCTTCTTCCTGATGGTTCTGATCATCATGGCAGTAGAGATTCTATATGGGCTGCTTTATCAGACTCAAAGTATCTTTGACTTTCCGCACCTGTTAAGGATTAACACCTTTCTTGTAATGTCATTTGGGCCAGCTCTATACCTTGCCCTTTACTATTATTATAAGAGCGAGATTAATTTCGGCAGGCGAGACTTACTTCATTTTATACCTGCGTTAATCACTTTACTCTACTTCATTCCTCTCTTTTCAGCCAACAGTTCTACCAAAATTGACTACCTGAATATGATGTACGAAGGAGTTCATACAGATTCGCTAATATTTGGAGGCGCCAGACGTCTTCAACAAGGGGTCTATCTGTTCTTTGTGATTCGTTTACTCTGGATCAACAAGCAGGATTTTCAGGACAACCTTAAAAACAACTATTTCCGTCCCTTATTGGCCATGATACTCCTATTCGGGTTTATGTGGTTAGGTGATATCTATCGCTACTTTTTCAGGTTCGACTTGTACACGGGTATTATCAATACGATCTTGATGAGTGCCGTATTAGTTTATCTCACCATAAAGTTCATCTCTAGAGAATCTTTCTTTGATGGCAATAGCGATAGAAAATATGCCTCCTCTGGGCTCTCCAAAAGTCAGGAAAAGGAAATTCTGACTAAGGTTAAGCAAATCTTTCTTGATGAAAGTCTCTTCACAGACTCATCGCTTTCACTACAGTCTCTTTCTACAGCGCTACAGATTCCGGCTAATTATATTTCTCAATCCATCAACAATCAATTGGGTTTGAGCTACAGTGACTTCATTGGTCAATGGAGGGTAAATAAGGCAAAGGACCTTCTCCAAGACCAGAGCAACCATCGATTAACGTTAGAGTTCATCGGGAAACAAGCTGGGTTTAAATCCACTTCTGCCTTTAATGCTTCATTCCGAAAAAATACAGGAACAACTCCAAGCCAATACCGCAAACAATTCGAATAA
- a CDS encoding DUF4924 family protein produces the protein MLLADKKKKANISEYIIYMYQTELLVRNFEFDIEKIKVHVFGNIPDAKMSQETKMEILDWYSQVIDEMRVEGLEKEGHLSYVQDEVQRLSDLSLKLLANDHDYQALFNAARPAIRENILASEGLVSSPIQSCLNGVFGLLLARMKGSQVEKEQLESIEHFGNVLSYLSYQYGNKQ, from the coding sequence ATGTTATTGGCAGACAAGAAAAAGAAGGCAAACATTTCGGAGTACATCATCTACATGTATCAGACCGAACTCTTGGTTAGGAACTTTGAATTTGACATCGAAAAAATCAAGGTGCATGTTTTTGGCAATATCCCAGATGCGAAAATGAGCCAGGAAACAAAAATGGAGATTCTAGATTGGTACAGTCAGGTGATTGATGAAATGAGAGTAGAGGGACTTGAAAAAGAAGGCCACCTCTCTTATGTTCAAGATGAAGTTCAAAGACTGAGTGATTTAAGTCTTAAACTACTTGCCAATGATCATGACTACCAGGCACTTTTTAATGCCGCCAGACCTGCCATAAGAGAAAATATTCTCGCTTCTGAAGGACTCGTTTCAAGCCCTATTCAATCCTGTTTGAATGGTGTCTTTGGGCTTTTATTAGCACGAATGAAAGGTAGTCAGGTTGAGAAAGAACAGCTAGAATCGATAGAACATTTCGGTAATGTTTTATCGTATCTTAGTTATCAGTATGGAAATAAACAGTAG
- the lepA gene encoding translation elongation factor 4, which translates to MERIRNFCIIAHIDHGKSTLADRLLQQTGAVSDRDMQNQLLDDMDLERERGITIKSHAIQMNYKYKGEEYTLNLIDTPGHVDFSYEVSRSIAACEGALLIVDASQGVEAQTISNLYLALEHDLEIIPVLNKIDLPGAMPEEMTDQVVELLGCDPEDVIHASGKEGIGIEDILEAIIEKVPAPKGDPNEPLQAMIFDSVFNSYRGIEVIFRVFNGSIKKGDRIKFVNTGKTYNADEIGILRLNQDPQEEISAGNVGYLISGIKVAKEVKVGDTITHVENPTQELIKGFEDVKPMVFAGIYPVETSEFEELRASMEKLQLNDASLVWEPETSAALGFGFRCGFLGMLHLEIVQERLEREFDMTVITTVPSVQFHAIMTDGSLQLVNAPSELPEANITQHLEEPFIRAQIISKAEYVGPIISLCIDKRGQISNQVYLTSDRVELTFEMPLAEIVFDFFDKLKTISRGYASLDYELIGFRQSNLVKLDIQLNGEKVDALSAIVHRDKAYDWGKRLCEKLRELLPRQMFEIAIQASIGTKIIARETVKALRKNVLAKCYGGDITRKRKLLEKQKKGKKRMRQVGNVEIPQEAFMAVLKLD; encoded by the coding sequence ATGGAGAGAATACGGAATTTCTGCATTATCGCACACATTGATCATGGCAAGAGTACCTTGGCAGACAGGCTGTTACAACAGACTGGTGCTGTGAGTGATCGCGATATGCAAAATCAGCTATTAGATGATATGGACCTGGAGCGAGAGCGTGGAATTACGATCAAATCGCACGCGATCCAGATGAACTATAAATACAAAGGAGAGGAGTATACACTTAACTTGATTGATACTCCAGGTCATGTGGATTTTTCCTATGAAGTATCCCGATCGATAGCAGCCTGTGAAGGAGCCCTGCTGATTGTTGATGCTTCTCAAGGTGTTGAAGCTCAGACAATTTCGAACCTTTATTTAGCACTGGAGCATGACTTGGAAATTATACCAGTGCTCAACAAGATTGACTTGCCTGGGGCTATGCCCGAAGAAATGACTGACCAAGTGGTTGAGCTTTTGGGTTGTGATCCAGAGGACGTGATTCACGCCAGTGGAAAAGAGGGGATTGGTATAGAAGACATTCTGGAAGCCATCATAGAGAAAGTGCCAGCCCCTAAAGGTGATCCAAATGAGCCATTGCAGGCCATGATTTTCGATTCAGTATTTAATTCATATCGTGGCATTGAGGTTATTTTCCGTGTTTTTAATGGCAGTATCAAAAAAGGTGACCGAATTAAGTTTGTTAATACTGGCAAGACATATAATGCCGATGAGATCGGCATTCTAAGGCTAAACCAAGACCCACAAGAAGAGATTAGCGCTGGTAATGTAGGCTACTTGATCTCTGGAATCAAGGTAGCCAAAGAAGTGAAAGTGGGTGATACTATTACCCATGTAGAAAACCCGACTCAGGAATTAATCAAGGGTTTTGAGGATGTAAAACCGATGGTTTTTGCGGGTATCTATCCTGTTGAGACCTCTGAATTTGAAGAACTTCGGGCCTCCATGGAAAAGCTTCAGCTTAATGATGCTTCACTCGTTTGGGAACCTGAAACTTCAGCGGCTTTAGGTTTTGGTTTTAGATGTGGGTTCTTAGGAATGCTACACCTGGAAATTGTGCAAGAGAGGCTAGAACGTGAGTTCGATATGACTGTGATTACAACTGTCCCTTCGGTGCAGTTTCATGCGATTATGACTGATGGTTCATTGCAATTGGTGAATGCTCCTTCGGAGCTTCCGGAAGCCAATATTACACAGCATTTAGAGGAACCATTTATACGGGCCCAGATCATTTCTAAAGCCGAATATGTGGGGCCAATAATCAGCCTTTGTATTGATAAAAGAGGTCAGATTTCTAATCAAGTTTACTTGACATCTGATCGCGTGGAATTGACCTTCGAAATGCCTTTGGCCGAGATCGTTTTTGATTTCTTTGATAAGCTAAAAACTATCTCCAGAGGTTACGCTTCTTTAGACTATGAACTGATTGGATTTAGGCAGTCAAACTTGGTCAAATTAGACATCCAATTGAATGGTGAAAAAGTTGATGCATTATCGGCTATCGTACACCGTGATAAGGCCTATGACTGGGGTAAAAGACTGTGTGAAAAACTAAGAGAGCTTCTACCTAGACAGATGTTCGAAATTGCTATTCAGGCCTCTATTGGCACAAAAATCATAGCACGTGAGACGGTAAAAGCACTCAGAAAGAATGTTTTGGCCAAGTGCTATGGAGGTGATATCACGCGTAAGCGAAAGTTGCTTGAAAAGCAGAAAAAAGGTAAGAAAAGAATGCGCCAGGTGGGTAATGTGGAGATACCACAGGAGGCCTTCATGGCAGTGTTAAAATTGGACTAA
- the folD gene encoding bifunctional methylenetetrahydrofolate dehydrogenase/methenyltetrahydrofolate cyclohydrolase FolD: protein MAYQLLDGKATAQSIKDELSDKVEEIKSQGGRVPHLAAVLVGEDGASRTYVNAKVKACERIGFGSTLIHLPEETSEEEVLATVDRLNNDPEIDGFIVQVPLPKQIDEHKVVEAILPEKDVDGFHPSNLGKMLLDLPTLLPATPKGMMLLMERNGIETSGKHCVVIGRSHTVGTPISVLMSRNSNPGNATVTLCHSRTQNLKEICASADILIVAIGREGFVTADMVKEGAIVIDVGIHRVPSDKTKSGFKLKGDVRFDEVAPKCSHITPVPGGVGPMTIASLLWNTYLANQKLV from the coding sequence ATGGCATATCAATTACTCGATGGAAAAGCTACTGCTCAGTCTATAAAGGATGAGCTTTCTGATAAGGTTGAAGAAATCAAATCTCAAGGTGGTAGAGTGCCTCACCTTGCTGCAGTTTTAGTGGGCGAAGACGGGGCTAGTAGAACCTATGTAAATGCCAAGGTTAAAGCTTGTGAGAGAATAGGGTTCGGTTCTACATTAATCCATTTACCTGAAGAGACTTCAGAGGAAGAGGTACTAGCGACCGTTGATCGGTTGAATAACGATCCTGAAATTGATGGTTTCATCGTGCAAGTACCATTGCCAAAGCAGATTGATGAGCATAAAGTGGTCGAAGCCATTTTACCAGAGAAAGATGTGGATGGTTTTCATCCGTCAAATCTCGGAAAGATGCTACTGGACTTACCAACGCTTTTGCCTGCTACTCCAAAAGGTATGATGCTCTTGATGGAGCGAAATGGAATTGAGACTTCAGGTAAGCATTGTGTTGTGATAGGGAGAAGCCACACGGTTGGAACACCTATCAGCGTTTTGATGTCGAGAAATTCCAATCCGGGTAATGCAACGGTAACCCTTTGTCACAGTAGAACTCAAAACTTAAAAGAAATTTGTGCGTCTGCCGATATTCTTATTGTGGCCATTGGTCGCGAAGGATTTGTCACTGCAGATATGGTGAAAGAAGGAGCAATCGTAATTGATGTGGGAATTCATAGAGTTCCTTCTGATAAGACTAAATCTGGTTTTAAGTTAAAAGGGGATGTCAGATTTGATGAGGTTGCACCCAAGTGTAGTCATATAACTCCGGTGCCCGGGGGAGTTGGTCCAATGACCATAGCTTCTTTACTTTGGAATACATACTTGGCCAATCAAAAGTTGGTTTAA
- a CDS encoding 7-carboxy-7-deazaguanine synthase QueE has protein sequence MTKETNGLPVMEAFYTIQGEGHFSGNSAYFIRLGGCDVGCVWCDVKDSWDASQWPKQSVDEIVSNAKEYPTRLAVVTGGEPLMYDLAKLTHELKVQGLQTNIETSGAHPLSGDWNWICFSPKKFMKPRDEFYRMADELKVVVYNKSDFEWAEEHAARVNPDCLLYLQPEWDKQEVILPQIIDYVKDNPQWKISLQTHKFMNIP, from the coding sequence ATGACAAAAGAAACCAATGGCCTTCCGGTGATGGAGGCATTCTATACCATTCAGGGAGAAGGACACTTCTCAGGGAATTCCGCTTACTTTATTAGACTTGGAGGCTGTGATGTCGGATGTGTCTGGTGCGATGTTAAGGATTCTTGGGACGCTTCTCAATGGCCGAAGCAATCTGTTGATGAGATTGTAAGTAATGCCAAAGAATATCCAACTAGGTTGGCAGTGGTGACAGGTGGTGAACCCTTGATGTACGACCTCGCCAAGTTGACCCATGAACTAAAAGTACAAGGACTACAGACTAATATTGAAACTTCAGGCGCCCACCCTTTAAGTGGTGACTGGAATTGGATATGTTTTTCTCCCAAGAAATTCATGAAACCGCGGGATGAGTTTTATCGAATGGCTGATGAGCTCAAGGTAGTGGTATACAACAAGAGTGATTTTGAATGGGCGGAGGAGCACGCAGCAAGAGTTAACCCTGATTGTTTACTCTACCTTCAACCCGAGTGGGATAAGCAGGAAGTTATACTCCCTCAGATAATAGACTATGTAAAAGACAACCCGCAGTGGAAAATTTCGCTACAAACACATAAGTTTATGAATATTCCATAG
- a CDS encoding OmpA family protein, giving the protein MRSVIALVLVLFIQSLSAQSLHSKKKKAIESFNRARELSTIGNLYESEQLLLSALKRDKSFDEAVLLLHQVYLRRDKIAKSEEVLQKYQSELDQEFINRIFSDQSNYQYELGNYEKARTLIESIEGQVYGLPIAVISKLKESVQFSLSQVSDPMSIDFQELPQPLNQFDRQYFPSITLAEQLVFTVREDRGNGGENLYSSTFINGKWTKPKSISSRINTDRNEGAASISLDGNTLVFTACNVPGNIGSCDLYISYLEEGEWAAPEILGSEVNSRDWDSQPSLSRDGTTLYFVSKRAGGIGGSDIWMSQRIDQDWTRAENLGPKINTVYDDVSPYIYADNSSLFFASKGRVGMGGLDLFVSNHDGNSWSEPENLGYPINDAFDQVGYSISPQGWAYYSSSDQSGKIRLNRFRVPEEVLASHQVEIIEIMVVNKVTGQSIPDANVFMDRNLSDGRAKEFLISKVGNGVFRFLDSKDSVFLNTRAEGFLTKITDLKELKNSSARKITLEPIDEGELIEFGMINFDFGSSQIKTSSHAVLDAVVTTIFNNPQLIIEIGGHTDKIGEGIDNMTLSVERAKAVYLYLLKKGVAKENLVFKGYGEERPLKNENGAIDSQKNRRIEFKVIRF; this is encoded by the coding sequence TTGCGATCGGTTATAGCCCTTGTTTTAGTTCTTTTTATTCAAAGCCTATCGGCTCAATCTCTACATTCTAAAAAAAAGAAGGCCATTGAGAGCTTTAATCGCGCTAGGGAACTTAGTACGATAGGTAATCTGTATGAGTCCGAGCAATTGTTGCTTTCCGCTCTAAAAAGGGATAAGAGTTTTGATGAGGCTGTATTGTTACTCCATCAGGTATATCTAAGGCGTGATAAAATTGCAAAGTCAGAGGAAGTATTGCAGAAATATCAGTCTGAACTAGATCAAGAATTCATTAATAGAATATTTTCCGATCAATCCAATTACCAGTATGAGTTGGGGAATTATGAGAAGGCTCGAACATTAATTGAGTCCATTGAAGGACAAGTATATGGATTGCCGATTGCAGTCATATCAAAATTGAAGGAGTCTGTCCAGTTTTCGTTGAGTCAAGTGAGTGACCCAATGTCAATTGATTTTCAAGAGTTGCCTCAACCACTGAATCAATTTGATCGTCAATACTTTCCCTCCATTACACTTGCCGAGCAACTTGTATTTACAGTTAGGGAAGACAGAGGGAATGGAGGGGAGAATCTTTACTCGAGCACCTTTATTAATGGCAAGTGGACCAAACCAAAGTCAATTTCTTCAAGAATCAATACAGATAGAAACGAAGGTGCAGCGTCAATTTCATTGGATGGAAATACCTTGGTCTTTACAGCATGTAATGTCCCGGGTAATATAGGCAGTTGTGATTTATATATTAGTTACCTCGAGGAGGGGGAGTGGGCAGCGCCAGAAATACTCGGGTCTGAAGTAAATAGTCGAGATTGGGACTCGCAGCCTTCGTTGAGTAGAGATGGGACTACCCTCTATTTCGTAAGTAAACGAGCGGGTGGAATTGGTGGGTCTGATATTTGGATGAGCCAGCGTATCGACCAGGATTGGACTAGGGCAGAGAATCTAGGGCCCAAAATCAATACGGTTTACGATGATGTATCCCCATATATATATGCGGATAATAGTTCTTTGTTTTTTGCCTCTAAGGGAAGAGTTGGTATGGGTGGCTTGGACCTCTTTGTTTCCAATCATGACGGTAACTCTTGGAGTGAACCAGAGAATTTAGGCTACCCGATCAATGATGCTTTTGATCAGGTGGGTTACAGTATTAGTCCACAAGGCTGGGCCTATTACAGTTCATCAGACCAGAGTGGTAAGATTAGATTAAATAGGTTTCGAGTCCCTGAAGAAGTTCTAGCTTCCCACCAGGTGGAGATTATCGAAATTATGGTGGTTAATAAGGTCACTGGTCAGTCAATCCCTGATGCAAATGTTTTTATGGATAGAAACCTGAGTGATGGAAGGGCAAAAGAGTTTCTGATCTCAAAAGTAGGCAATGGAGTATTCAGGTTTCTTGATTCAAAAGACTCCGTCTTCTTGAATACCCGGGCAGAAGGTTTCCTGACTAAGATTACTGATCTTAAAGAGTTAAAGAATTCATCAGCCAGGAAGATAACCCTGGAGCCGATAGATGAAGGTGAATTGATAGAGTTTGGAATGATCAATTTTGACTTCGGAAGTTCTCAAATCAAAACTTCCAGTCATGCGGTTCTAGATGCCGTTGTAACTACTATTTTCAATAACCCTCAGTTAATCATTGAGATCGGTGGACATACTGATAAAATTGGAGAAGGAATTGACAATATGACGCTTTCAGTGGAAAGGGCTAAGGCGGTTTATCTCTATTTACTTAAAAAAGGTGTTGCCAAAGAAAATTTGGTTTTTAAAGGATATGGAGAAGAACGTCCGTTAAAGAATGAAAATGGCGCAATCGATAGTCAAAAGAATAGAAGGATCGAATTTAAGGTCATCAGATTCTAA